One window from the genome of Enterobacter asburiae encodes:
- a CDS encoding AMP nucleosidase, which translates to MNNKGSSLTPAQALEKLDALYEQSVNALRGAISEYIETGKLPDQKARNEGLFVYPSLSVTWDGSASSNPKTRAYARFTHSGCYSTTVTRPALFRPYLEEQLTLLYQDYGAHISVEPSLHEIPYPYVIDGSALTLDRSMSAGLTRHFPTTELSQIGDETADGIYHPAEFSPLSHFDARRVDFSLARLRHYTGTPVEHFQPFVLFTNYTRYVDEFVRWGCSQILDPESPYIALSCAGGIWITAETEAPEQAISDLAWKKHQMPAWHLITADGQGITLINIGVGPSNAKTICDHLAVLRPDVWLMIGHCGGLRESQLIGDYVLAHAYLRDDHVLDAVLPPDIPIPSIAEVQRALYDATKEVSGMPGEEVKQRLRTGTVVTTDDRNWELRYSASALRFNLSRAVAIDMESATIAAQGYRFRVPYGTLLCVSDKPLHGEIKLPGQANRFYEGAISEHLQIGIRAIDLLRAEGDKLHSRKLRTFNEPPFR; encoded by the coding sequence ATGAATAATAAGGGCTCCAGCCTGACCCCGGCTCAGGCGCTGGAAAAACTCGACGCGCTGTACGAACAGTCCGTCAACGCGCTGCGCGGCGCCATCAGCGAATATATCGAAACAGGGAAACTTCCCGACCAAAAGGCCAGAAACGAGGGCCTTTTTGTTTATCCATCGCTCTCTGTGACCTGGGACGGCAGCGCCAGCAGCAATCCCAAAACCCGCGCCTACGCGCGCTTTACCCACTCCGGCTGCTACAGCACCACCGTCACCCGCCCTGCGCTGTTCCGCCCGTATCTTGAAGAACAACTCACGCTGCTGTACCAGGATTACGGCGCGCACATTTCTGTGGAACCTTCGCTGCACGAAATCCCTTATCCGTACGTGATAGACGGCTCGGCGCTGACGCTGGATCGCTCCATGAGCGCGGGGCTGACCCGCCACTTCCCGACGACGGAACTTTCGCAGATTGGCGATGAGACGGCCGACGGGATTTATCACCCGGCAGAATTTTCTCCCCTGTCGCACTTTGATGCCCGACGGGTCGATTTCTCCCTGGCGCGCCTGCGCCACTACACCGGTACGCCAGTCGAACATTTCCAGCCGTTCGTGCTCTTTACCAACTACACCCGCTACGTTGACGAATTTGTCCGCTGGGGCTGCAGCCAGATCCTCGACCCGGAAAGCCCGTACATCGCGCTGTCCTGCGCAGGCGGGATCTGGATCACCGCGGAGACCGAAGCGCCCGAGCAGGCCATTTCCGACCTGGCGTGGAAAAAACACCAGATGCCCGCCTGGCACCTGATCACCGCCGACGGTCAGGGCATCACCCTGATCAACATCGGCGTTGGCCCGTCAAATGCCAAAACCATTTGCGACCATCTGGCGGTCCTGCGCCCGGACGTGTGGCTGATGATTGGCCACTGCGGCGGCCTGCGTGAAAGCCAGCTGATTGGCGACTACGTGCTGGCCCACGCCTATCTGCGTGATGACCACGTGCTTGATGCGGTGCTGCCGCCGGACATCCCAATCCCGAGCATCGCCGAAGTACAGCGCGCGCTGTATGACGCTACCAAAGAGGTCAGCGGCATGCCGGGTGAAGAGGTTAAACAGCGCCTGCGCACCGGTACGGTCGTCACAACGGATGACCGCAACTGGGAGCTGCGCTACTCCGCCTCCGCGCTGCGGTTCAACCTGAGCCGCGCGGTGGCCATTGATATGGAGAGCGCTACCATCGCCGCACAGGGGTATCGCTTCCGCGTCCCTTACGGCACGCTGCTGTGCGTCTCCGATAAGCCGCTGCACGGCGAAATTAAGCTGCCGGGCCAGGCCAACCGTTTCTATGAAGGGGCTATCTCAGAGCATCTGCAGATTGGTATTCGCGCCATTGATTTGCTGCGGGCAGAAGGCGACAAGCTCCATTCCCGCAAGCTGCGCACCTTCAACGAGCCGCCGTTCCGCTAA
- the shiA gene encoding shikimate transporter encodes MDSTLISDRPNEETPSLNRARRAALGSFAGAVVDWYDFLLYGITAALVFNREFFPQVSPAMGTLAAFATFGVGFLFRPLGGVIFGHFGDRLGRKRMLMLTVWMMGIATALIGILPSFASIGWWAPVLLVTLRAIQGFAVGGEWGGAALLSVESAPKHRKAFYSSGVQVGYGVGLLLSTGLVSLISQLTTDEQFLSWGWRIPFIFSIVLVIAALWIRNGMEESAEFEKQQEKPATNKRLPVMEALVRHPGAFLKIIALRLCELLTMYIVTAFALNYSTQNLGLPRELFLNIGLLVGGISCLTIPCFAWLADRFGRRRVYITGALIGSLSAWPFFMALEAQSIFWIVFFAIMLANIAHDMVVCVQQPMFTELFGASYRYSGAGVGYQVASVVGGGFTPFIAAALVTFSGGNWHSVAIYLLAGCLLSAATALLMKETRHS; translated from the coding sequence ATGGACTCCACCCTCATCTCCGATCGTCCCAACGAGGAGACACCTTCGCTCAATCGTGCCCGCCGCGCGGCCTTAGGCAGCTTCGCGGGTGCCGTCGTCGACTGGTATGATTTTCTGCTTTACGGCATCACTGCCGCCCTGGTGTTTAACCGCGAGTTTTTTCCGCAGGTCAGCCCCGCGATGGGCACGCTCGCCGCGTTTGCCACCTTCGGCGTCGGCTTTCTGTTTCGCCCGCTGGGCGGGGTGATCTTCGGCCACTTCGGCGACCGTCTTGGCCGCAAGCGCATGCTGATGCTCACCGTCTGGATGATGGGGATCGCCACCGCGCTGATTGGTATTCTCCCCTCGTTTGCCTCTATCGGCTGGTGGGCGCCGGTACTGCTGGTCACCCTGCGCGCCATCCAGGGCTTCGCCGTCGGCGGCGAATGGGGCGGTGCGGCGTTGTTATCCGTTGAGAGCGCGCCGAAGCACCGGAAAGCGTTTTACAGCAGCGGCGTACAGGTCGGGTACGGCGTAGGCCTGCTGCTTTCCACCGGGCTGGTATCGCTAATCAGCCAGCTCACTACCGACGAGCAGTTCCTGAGCTGGGGCTGGCGCATTCCGTTCATCTTCAGCATCGTGCTGGTCATCGCCGCGCTGTGGATCCGCAACGGGATGGAGGAGTCGGCAGAGTTCGAAAAGCAGCAGGAAAAACCGGCCACGAACAAACGTCTTCCAGTTATGGAAGCCCTCGTCCGGCACCCTGGCGCTTTTCTGAAAATTATCGCCCTGCGCCTCTGTGAACTGCTGACGATGTATATCGTCACCGCGTTTGCCCTGAACTACTCGACGCAGAACCTCGGTCTGCCGCGCGAGCTGTTCCTGAATATTGGCCTGCTGGTCGGCGGGATCAGCTGCCTGACCATCCCCTGCTTCGCGTGGCTGGCGGACCGGTTTGGTCGCCGTCGCGTTTACATCACCGGGGCGCTGATTGGTAGTCTCAGCGCCTGGCCGTTCTTTATGGCGCTGGAGGCACAGTCGATCTTCTGGATTGTCTTCTTCGCCATCATGCTCGCCAACATCGCTCACGATATGGTGGTGTGCGTGCAGCAGCCGATGTTCACCGAGCTGTTTGGCGCAAGCTACCGCTACAGCGGCGCGGGCGTGGGCTACCAGGTCGCAAGCGTGGTCGGCGGCGGATTTACGCCGTTTATTGCCGCCGCGCTGGTGACCTTCTCCGGCGGCAACTGGCACAGCGTGGCGATTTATCTGCTCGCGGGTTGCCTGCTGTCGGCGGCGACGGCGCTGCTGATGAAAGAGACGCGCCACAGCTGA
- the pagP gene encoding lipid IV(A) palmitoyltransferase PagP: MQRTFSAFWMVLFLFVAPLNAEPNVYGEQRISGWWNALTDDISQTWEEPQRYDLYLPFLSWHARFMYDKEKTDNYNEMPWGGGLGVSRYNEEGNWSALFAMMFKDSHNEWQPAMGYGWEKGWYLDNAKDFRLGLGAAAGITARDDFANYVPLPFIFPLFSAGYKRVTVQFTYIPGTYNNGNVLFAWLRLGF, encoded by the coding sequence ATGCAACGCACCTTTTCGGCATTCTGGATGGTCCTGTTTTTATTCGTCGCACCGCTTAACGCGGAGCCCAACGTCTACGGTGAGCAACGCATCAGCGGCTGGTGGAATGCGCTGACGGATGATATCTCACAGACCTGGGAAGAACCTCAACGTTACGACCTGTACCTGCCGTTCCTGAGCTGGCACGCTCGCTTTATGTACGACAAAGAAAAAACGGACAATTACAATGAAATGCCGTGGGGCGGCGGGCTGGGCGTTTCCCGCTATAACGAAGAGGGCAACTGGAGCGCGCTGTTCGCGATGATGTTCAAGGACTCGCACAACGAATGGCAGCCCGCGATGGGCTATGGCTGGGAGAAGGGCTGGTATCTGGATAATGCCAAAGATTTCCGCCTTGGGCTCGGCGCCGCCGCGGGCATCACGGCGCGAGATGATTTTGCAAACTATGTCCCGCTACCGTTCATCTTCCCGCTGTTTTCCGCCGGGTATAAGCGCGTTACCGTCCAGTTCACCTATATTCCAGGAACCTATAACAACGGCAACGTGCTCTTTGCCTGGCTGCGCTTAGGCTTCTAA
- a CDS encoding acyltransferase: MNATGLNIIKTLGCMTAVTFFTIYNTWDHYDYDYHWILGFLTFISTIATPLFFVVSGYLDGQSRHDTRWQLGKIKSLVIVFLFWITLYYLWEPYQRGYLIQPWFVFAFVVIYTFHPVVEWLSQRRALFCGAIAALLLFSYGYDLLSALYPETHVLSLSPQYRLWTWLLFYLTGQLFCDPKVAEWISRKKVVRAAVIAIPFIYLFTWFYERHFFFALFKADRNAFILTGSQIYILIIALVIAANGVRFRRNAEFKESILAAISKTMTGVYIVHYSVFHLLTALIPVTSLGMKLALIVLTFITSVLFSMLVLSNAVAKKVITL; this comes from the coding sequence ATGAATGCGACAGGGCTGAACATTATCAAGACGCTGGGCTGTATGACGGCGGTGACCTTCTTTACCATCTACAACACCTGGGATCATTATGATTATGACTATCACTGGATCCTGGGGTTTCTAACCTTTATCTCGACCATCGCCACGCCGCTGTTTTTTGTGGTTTCGGGTTATCTCGACGGACAGTCACGTCACGACACCCGCTGGCAGCTGGGTAAAATTAAAAGTCTGGTGATTGTTTTTCTGTTCTGGATAACGCTCTACTACCTGTGGGAGCCCTATCAGCGCGGGTATTTAATCCAGCCCTGGTTCGTGTTCGCGTTTGTGGTGATTTACACCTTCCACCCGGTTGTGGAATGGCTGAGCCAGCGGCGAGCGCTGTTCTGCGGCGCGATTGCCGCCCTGCTGCTCTTTTCCTACGGATACGATCTGCTATCGGCGCTCTATCCTGAAACGCACGTCCTTTCCCTGTCACCGCAGTATCGGCTGTGGACGTGGCTGCTGTTTTATCTGACGGGGCAACTCTTCTGCGACCCGAAAGTCGCCGAGTGGATTAGCCGCAAAAAGGTGGTCCGGGCAGCGGTTATCGCCATCCCGTTTATCTACCTCTTCACCTGGTTTTACGAGCGCCACTTCTTCTTCGCGCTGTTCAAGGCGGACAGAAACGCCTTTATTCTCACCGGCTCGCAGATCTACATCCTGATTATTGCCCTGGTGATTGCGGCGAACGGCGTGCGCTTTCGCCGCAACGCTGAATTTAAGGAGTCCATTCTGGCCGCCATCAGCAAAACGATGACCGGCGTGTACATTGTGCACTACTCGGTGTTTCATCTGCTGACGGCGCTGATACCGGTGACCTCTCTCGGTATGAAGCTGGCGCTGATTGTGCTCACGTTCATTACCTCTGTTCTCTTCTCCATGCTGGTATTGTCTAACGCCGTGGCAAAAAAGGTGATCACCCTTTAG
- a CDS encoding efflux RND transporter permease subunit — MDISRQFINNPVRVWLTILLLGIGGIFALLNIGRLEDPAFTIKTAVVVTHYPGASAQQVEEEVTLPLENALQQLPYLDNVSSISSNGLSQITVNIASRYHSNELPQIWDELRRRVGDASRLFPPGVVTPFVNDDFGDVFGFFFAISGDEFSNPELVRYAEQLRRELILIPGVAKVAIGGAISQQVNIDISLTKMAARGITLNQLSALLSRLNVVSSAGEITSGTESIRLHPTGEFENLDELADIIITPSGTGAATRLRDIATLSRGLNESPASIYHANGKKAVTMGVSFIPGVNVIDVGHALEAKLNQMSAEKPAGIQIDLFYDQAAEVGHSVNGFIINFLMALAIVIGVLLIFMGVRSGIIIAFSLALNVLGTLLIMYLWGIELQRISLGALIIALSMLVDNAIVIVEGVLIARQQGSPLLTAVNYIIRRSALPLLGATVIAILAFAPIGLSQDSTGEYCKSLFQVLLISLMLSWFSALTLTPVLIKWWLFKNDSAPDKTDESDPYDKRLYRAYQRLLNTLLHHKAPTLIVMAALLAASIWGFGAVRQNFFPSSNTPIFFVDLWLPYGTDIKWTEKMTGDIEKTINGQPGVETTVSTIGQGSMRFILTYSGQRQYGNYAQIMVRMDDQRNISALTRHVDEYIARNYPQVNASTKRVMFGPSGDSAIEVRIKGPDPDRLRLIASQVDDILTRDPATGSVRNDWQNRSKVIRPQYVAALGRELGVDKQDVDNALEMNFSGSRAGLYREGSDLLPVVVRPPESERLDANHLNNVLVWSQTRQQYIPLSNVVSRFSLEWEDPLILRRDRSRVLTVQTDPDPLSQQTSGDILARVKPQIDALPLPHGYSIEWGGDAENSSEAQQGLFTTLPLGYLVMFVITVLMFSSVKNAVAIWLTVPLALIGVTPGFLLTGIPFGFMALIGLLSLSGMLIRNGIVLVEEIEQQKTQKDQRSAIVYAATSRLRPILLTAFTTVLGLAPLLLDVFFQSMAVVIMFGLGFATILTLLVLPVIYACFHRKDEAKPQ; from the coding sequence ATGGATATCTCTCGTCAATTTATTAATAACCCTGTTCGCGTCTGGCTAACGATCCTGCTGCTGGGCATTGGGGGGATTTTCGCCCTGTTGAATATCGGCAGGCTGGAAGATCCCGCCTTTACCATCAAAACCGCAGTGGTGGTCACCCACTACCCCGGCGCATCCGCTCAGCAGGTTGAAGAGGAGGTGACGCTTCCGCTGGAGAATGCCCTGCAGCAGCTGCCTTATCTGGACAACGTGAGCTCCATCTCTTCAAACGGTCTGTCGCAAATCACCGTTAACATCGCTTCTCGCTATCACTCGAACGAGCTGCCGCAGATTTGGGATGAACTGCGCCGCCGCGTGGGCGATGCATCGCGTCTGTTCCCGCCCGGCGTCGTTACGCCCTTTGTGAATGACGATTTCGGCGACGTGTTCGGCTTCTTCTTCGCCATTTCCGGAGATGAATTCAGTAATCCTGAGCTGGTGCGATATGCGGAGCAGCTGCGCCGGGAGTTGATTCTGATCCCCGGCGTCGCGAAGGTCGCCATCGGCGGGGCTATTAGCCAACAGGTAAACATCGATATCTCCCTGACCAAAATGGCCGCGCGCGGCATTACGCTGAACCAGCTTTCCGCCCTGCTCAGCAGACTTAACGTCGTTTCCAGCGCCGGAGAAATCACCTCCGGCACCGAATCCATTCGCCTGCACCCGACCGGTGAGTTCGAGAATCTTGATGAACTGGCGGATATCATCATCACGCCTTCCGGCACCGGGGCGGCGACGCGTCTGCGGGATATTGCCACGCTGTCGCGCGGGCTGAACGAATCGCCGGCCAGTATCTACCATGCCAACGGTAAAAAAGCCGTTACCATGGGCGTCTCGTTTATTCCCGGCGTGAACGTTATCGACGTGGGGCACGCGCTGGAGGCGAAGCTAAACCAGATGTCGGCGGAAAAACCGGCAGGCATACAGATAGACCTGTTTTACGATCAGGCAGCCGAAGTGGGCCACTCCGTTAACGGTTTTATTATTAACTTCCTGATGGCGCTGGCGATTGTCATCGGCGTGCTGCTGATCTTTATGGGCGTACGCAGCGGGATCATCATCGCGTTCTCCCTCGCGCTTAACGTGCTCGGCACGCTGCTGATTATGTATCTGTGGGGCATTGAGCTGCAGCGCATCTCGCTCGGGGCGCTGATTATCGCCCTCAGCATGCTGGTGGATAACGCCATCGTGATTGTCGAAGGGGTGTTGATTGCCCGACAGCAGGGCTCCCCGCTGCTTACCGCCGTGAACTACATCATCCGCCGCTCCGCCCTGCCGCTGCTTGGGGCGACGGTGATTGCCATCCTGGCGTTTGCCCCAATCGGGCTGTCGCAGGATTCCACCGGGGAATACTGTAAATCCCTGTTCCAGGTGCTGCTAATTTCCCTCATGCTGAGCTGGTTTTCGGCGCTCACCCTCACCCCGGTGCTGATTAAGTGGTGGTTGTTTAAAAACGACAGCGCGCCCGATAAAACCGACGAGTCAGATCCTTACGATAAACGACTCTACCGCGCCTACCAGCGCCTGCTTAACACGCTACTGCACCATAAGGCACCGACGCTCATTGTGATGGCTGCGCTGCTGGCAGCGTCCATCTGGGGCTTCGGTGCCGTGCGGCAAAATTTTTTCCCGTCGTCTAATACGCCGATTTTCTTTGTCGATCTCTGGCTACCCTACGGTACCGATATTAAATGGACCGAGAAAATGACCGGCGATATCGAAAAAACCATTAACGGCCAGCCGGGGGTGGAAACCACCGTCTCAACCATCGGTCAGGGAAGTATGCGGTTTATTCTGACCTACAGCGGGCAGCGGCAGTACGGCAACTATGCGCAGATCATGGTGCGCATGGACGACCAGCGCAACATCTCTGCCCTGACCCGACACGTGGACGAGTACATCGCGCGAAACTATCCCCAGGTCAACGCCAGCACCAAACGCGTGATGTTTGGCCCCTCCGGCGACAGCGCCATTGAGGTGCGCATTAAAGGCCCGGACCCTGACCGGCTGCGCCTGATTGCCAGCCAGGTGGACGACATTCTCACGCGCGACCCTGCCACGGGCAGCGTCAGGAACGACTGGCAAAACCGCAGCAAGGTGATCCGCCCACAGTACGTTGCCGCCCTGGGCCGCGAGCTTGGCGTAGATAAGCAGGACGTTGATAACGCGCTGGAGATGAACTTCTCCGGCAGCCGGGCGGGGCTGTACCGGGAGGGCAGTGACCTGCTCCCTGTCGTGGTGCGCCCGCCTGAGAGCGAACGGCTGGACGCCAATCACCTGAACAACGTGCTGGTGTGGAGCCAGACGCGGCAGCAGTATATCCCGCTGAGTAACGTCGTCAGCCGCTTCTCGCTGGAGTGGGAAGATCCGCTGATACTTCGACGCGACCGCTCGCGAGTGCTGACGGTGCAGACCGATCCCGATCCGCTGAGCCAGCAAACCTCCGGGGACATTCTCGCCCGCGTGAAGCCGCAGATTGATGCACTTCCCCTGCCACACGGCTACAGCATCGAGTGGGGGGGCGACGCGGAAAACTCGAGTGAAGCGCAGCAGGGGCTTTTCACAACGCTACCTCTCGGGTATCTGGTGATGTTTGTTATTACGGTGCTGATGTTCAGCTCGGTGAAAAATGCCGTCGCCATCTGGCTGACCGTACCGCTGGCGTTGATTGGCGTGACGCCGGGATTTTTACTAACCGGCATTCCCTTTGGCTTTATGGCGCTGATTGGCCTGCTGAGCCTGAGCGGCATGCTGATCCGCAACGGCATCGTGCTGGTGGAAGAGATCGAACAGCAGAAAACGCAAAAGGATCAGCGCAGCGCGATCGTGTACGCCGCCACCTCGCGCCTGCGCCCCATCCTGCTCACCGCGTTTACGACCGTACTTGGCCTGGCTCCGCTGCTGCTGGACGTTTTCTTCCAGAGCATGGCCGTTGTGATTATGTTTGGACTGGGGTTTGCTACAATCCTGACGCTGCTGGTACTCCCCGTTATCTATGCGTGTTTCCATCGTAAGGACGAAGCCAAACCACAATGA
- a CDS encoding efflux RND transporter periplasmic adaptor subunit has protein sequence MNRYLSLLPFVLLTLTACDPKPKQAAPLPRMVKVAEVTVPGHAQQRVFPARIESGDATDLSFKRAGQIEALDVRQGAVIKQGQQLARLNAREAQQRVNDRQTAATLAQRQFDRFQTLAGRQAISKAEMDVQRANRDSANAALQIAREELNQMTLVAPFSGTAASVHVRNHQVVSPGQPIATLTRTDLLDVVFSIPENLFKTFDIRNAQYRPVVRINAIPDREFTAVYKEHSGSSDSNTLTWQVILTMPRPDDFPAVGGVSGTVTINLTNLPAGADAQALVVPVEAVFNPDNSPRNEPHVWVVTGEGDALHLEDRKVSVGQVSTEGVVITSGLKAGERVVAAGVGELHANQPVRIWTRERGL, from the coding sequence GTGAACCGCTATCTCTCTCTTTTACCGTTCGTTTTGTTAACGCTCACGGCGTGCGACCCGAAGCCCAAGCAAGCCGCCCCCCTGCCCAGGATGGTAAAAGTGGCGGAGGTGACGGTTCCCGGTCACGCCCAGCAGCGCGTTTTTCCCGCCCGCATTGAATCGGGCGATGCCACAGACCTTTCCTTCAAGCGCGCAGGTCAAATTGAAGCGCTCGATGTTCGTCAGGGCGCAGTCATCAAACAGGGGCAACAGCTTGCCAGGCTGAACGCCCGTGAAGCCCAGCAGCGGGTTAACGACAGACAAACGGCGGCGACGCTGGCCCAGAGGCAGTTCGATCGCTTCCAGACCCTGGCGGGCCGCCAGGCGATTTCGAAAGCAGAAATGGACGTGCAGCGCGCGAACCGCGATTCGGCGAATGCGGCGCTGCAGATTGCCCGGGAAGAGCTGAATCAGATGACGCTCGTCGCCCCCTTCAGTGGGACGGCGGCCAGCGTACACGTACGGAACCATCAGGTGGTGTCCCCCGGTCAGCCCATCGCGACGTTAACCCGCACCGACCTGCTGGACGTGGTGTTCAGCATCCCTGAAAACCTGTTTAAGACCTTTGATATCCGCAACGCGCAGTATCGCCCCGTGGTGAGAATTAACGCCATTCCTGATCGGGAATTTACCGCCGTCTACAAAGAGCACTCCGGCAGCAGCGACAGCAATACCCTGACCTGGCAGGTGATACTGACCATGCCGCGGCCAGATGATTTTCCCGCCGTCGGCGGCGTAAGCGGTACGGTGACCATTAATCTAACCAACCTCCCGGCGGGCGCGGACGCTCAGGCGCTGGTCGTACCGGTTGAGGCAGTCTTTAACCCGGACAACAGCCCGCGCAACGAGCCGCACGTCTGGGTCGTAACGGGCGAAGGCGATGCGCTGCATCTGGAAGACCGCAAGGTCAGCGTGGGGCAAGTGAGTACCGAAGGCGTGGTGATTACCAGCGGGCTTAAGGCAGGCGAACGCGTGGTGGCCGCGGGCGTTGGGGAGCTCCATGCTAACCAGCCGGTGCGTATCTGGACGCGTGAACGGGGACTGTAA
- a CDS encoding universal stress protein: protein MYKNILVPVDVYETSLADKALQHAQFLAQSASGDIHLLHVMPKFSAELTRGFISDARKMDEYMINNSKEKLSDLVKKLNLPEDRVHLHVRSGNVRDEVIKLADELTVGAIIVGSRNPNIQTHLLGSEAASIVRYAHVPVFVIR from the coding sequence ATGTATAAAAACATTCTCGTTCCGGTGGATGTCTACGAGACAAGCCTGGCGGATAAAGCGTTGCAGCATGCACAGTTTCTGGCGCAAAGCGCATCGGGTGACATTCATTTGCTGCACGTCATGCCCAAATTTTCAGCCGAGCTGACGCGTGGTTTTATTTCAGATGCGCGCAAAATGGATGAATATATGATTAATAATTCGAAAGAAAAGCTGTCTGACCTGGTCAAAAAATTGAATCTGCCAGAAGATCGTGTTCATCTCCACGTCCGTAGCGGGAATGTTCGTGATGAGGTTATTAAGCTGGCGGATGAACTTACCGTCGGCGCGATTATTGTCGGCTCGCGAAATCCAAATATTCAAACCCATTTGTTAGGATCGGAGGCGGCAAGTATTGTTCGTTACGCACATGTTCCTGTTTTCGTTATTCGTTAA